In Populus nigra chromosome 1, ddPopNigr1.1, whole genome shotgun sequence, one genomic interval encodes:
- the LOC133689953 gene encoding uncharacterized protein LOC133689953: MEKEDTKLMKLEKMDKDDYPEELREQGAAALLLSCLLHTRLSCKTALALDKVKSNILGGGRRNQNSHSSRRRPRVSPTQNPGAAVRRNHFDDQQGDQDNSNAAARNLPGEPPLRSLEVALRLIENYDPHEVPSIPGLNGIIGRCSKPFEKQLTESDLRDDQSRLSINKADAQKYLYPLLNEDENLAEGINVTTYDPNGKEFEMVFKIWVSKIHVLIGGWKAFFHEHQLRKDQDFVTLWMFRRLDTEKLCFVINWRRLPGVTTPIKRKRVRMNKSMDQLPC, from the coding sequence ATGGAAAAGGAAGATACGAAGTTGATGAAGCTTGAAAAAATGGACAAGGATGACTACCCTGAAGAACTCAGAGAGCAAGGAGCAGCAGCTCTACTTCTTTCCTGTCTACTGCACACAAGGCTTAGCTGCAAAACTGCTTTGGCTTTGGATAAAGTGAAAAGCAATATCCTTGGTGGTGGAAGGAGGAACCAGAATTCACACTCCAGCAGAAGGCGTCCAAGAGTTTCTCCAACTCAAAATCCTGGAGCTGCGGTCAGAAGAAACCATTTTGATGATCAACAAGGTGATCAAGACAACAGTAATGCTGCTGCTAGAAACTTGCCAGGAGAGCCACCACTACGAAGCCTAGAAGTAGCTCTCAGGCTCATTGAAAACTACGACCCCCATGAAGTCCCCTCAATTCCAGGTTTAAATGGGATAATTGGAAGATGCAGCAAGCCTTTTGAAAAGCAGTTGACAGAGAGTGATTTGAGGGATGATCAAAGCAGGCTGTCAATTAACAAAGCAGATGCACAAAAGTACCTCTACCCATTGCTGAATGAAGATGAGAATCTTGCTGAAGGAATCAACGTGACCACTTATGACCCTAATGGCAAGGAATTCGAGATGGTATTCAAGATCTGGGTGTCCAAGATTCATGTCCTCATTGGAGGGTGGAAAGCATTCTTTCATGAGCATCAGTTGAGGAAAGACCAAGACTTTGTTACTCTGTGGATGTTTCGAAGACTAGATACAGAAAAGCTTTGCTTTGTGATCAATTGGAGGAGATTGCCAGGTGTCACCACACCgattaaaaggaaaagggtcAGGATGAATAAGTCCATGGATCAATTGCCTTGCTGA